Proteins from a single region of Palaemon carinicauda isolate YSFRI2023 chromosome 32, ASM3689809v2, whole genome shotgun sequence:
- the LOC137625553 gene encoding homeobox-like protein HDP1 — translation MIEVNGLRYSDNTVEVNGLRYTGSAIEVNGLRYTGNATEVNGLRYTGSAIEVNGSRYTGNATEVNGLRYTGSAIEVNGWRYTGNATEVNGWRYTGNATEVNGWRYTGNATEVNGWRYTGNATEVNGWRYTGNATEVNGWRYTGNATEVNGWRYTGNATEVNGWRYTGNATEVNGWRYTGNATEVNGWRYTGNATEVNGWRYTGNATEVNGWRYTGNATEVNGSRYTGNATEVNGWRYTGNATEGNGSRYTGNATEVNGWRYTGNATEGNGSRYTGNATEVNGWRYTGNATEGNGSRYTGNATEVNGWRYTGNATEGNGSRYTDNATEVNGLKYTDNTTEGNGSRYTDNATEVNGLKYTDNTTEVNGLKYTDNTIEVCVHESLSFKYSSSIHASEKQRVDFTIFEYKYVWFLRFSV, via the exons ATGATCGAAGTTAACGGCTTGAGGTATTCTGACAACACTGTTGAAGTTAACGGCTTGAGGTATACTGGTAGCGCTATTGAAGTTAACGGCTTGAGGTATACTGGCAACGCTACTGAAGTTAACGGCTTGAGGTATACTGGTAGCGCTATTGAAGTTAACGGCTCGAGGTATACTGGCAACGCTACTGAAGTTAACGGCTTGAGGTATACTGGCAGCGCTATTGAAGTTAACGGCTGGAGGTATACTGGCAACGCTACTGAAGTTAACGGCTGGAGGTATACTGGCAACGCTACTGAAGTTAACGGCTGGAGGTATACTGGCAACGCTACTGAAGTTAACGGCTGGAGGTATACTGGCAACGCTACTGAAGTTAACGGCTGGAGGTATACTGGCAACGCTACTGAAGTTAACGGCTGGAGGTATACTGGCAACGCTACTGAAGTTAACGGCTGGAGGTATACTGGCAACGCTACTGAAGTTAACGGCTGGAGGTATACTGGCAACGCTACTGAAGTTAACGGCTGGAGGTATACTGGCAACGCTACTGAAGTTAACGGCTGGAGGTATACTGGCAACGCTACTGAAGTTAACGGCTGGAGGTATACTGGCAACGCTACTGAAGTTAACGGCTGGAGGTATACTGGCAACGCTACTGAAGTTAACGGCTCGAGGTATACTGGCAACGCTACTGAAGTTAACGGCTGGAGGTATACTGGCAACGCTACTGAAGGTAACGGCTCGAGGTATACTGGCAACGCTACTGAAGTTAACGGCTGGAGGTATACTGGCAACGCTACTGAAGGTAACGGCTCGAGGTATACTGGCAACGCTACTGAAGTTAACGGCTGGAGGTATACTGGCAACGCTACTGAAGGTAACGGCTCGAGGTATACTGGCAACGCTACTGAAGTTAACGGCTGGAGGTATACTGGCAACGCTACTGAAGGTAACGGCTCGAGGTATACTGACAACGCAACTGAAGTTAACGGCTTGAAGTATACTGACAACACTACCGAAGGTAACGGCTCGAGGTATACTGACAACGCAACTGAAGTTAACGGCTTGAAGTATACTGACAACACTACTGAAGTTAACGGCTTGAAGTATACCGACAACACTATCGAAGTTTGTGTGCACGAGTCTCTATCATTCAAGTACAGTAGCTCAATTCATGCCTCAGAAAAACAGAGAGTTG ATTTTACTATATTTGAGTATAAATATGTTTGGTTCTTACGTTTTTCAGTATGA
- the LOC137625372 gene encoding serpin B8-like encodes MWKNLLVLLVGIGSTYQQCFETNPTSPGVISEKEVTGITEFGFDVYKQLLSDFGYRNMVFSPYSLWNALLLTYFGTSGTTQAQLESALRVKDKASAFDLKKGLDNWYLLLQRNNPDSFFGVANRLYFDVLLNIRPCIRNILRDELQLGYLFDGRSTARYINDYIQKATRGRIEKVASPRDFENVHMVIVNAAAFKGTWKYEFKSQNNTRMLFNVSRELTVNAVMMRQQAQFRYGESDELGARILELPYTGEQISMFLLLPRPDTPFEDRFVNMVHRLNSRTLGEAIDPKNLDLLDVDLALPRFNFSSDIGHHLEKILTSMGIVDIFNDETANLTGFTMKRGLSVSQALHKSFVEVNEEGTEATGVTAILISSRSSQGSLKPMPFHLLEPFVFLICERNTRSPLFLGHVKNPFDIQRDEL; translated from the exons ATGTGGAAAAACCTCCTAGTCCTCCTGGTAGGCATCGGAAGCACCTACCAGCAATGCTTCGAAACGAATCCTACCAGCCCTGGGGTCATCTCTGAAAAGGAGGTGACTGGCATCACAGAATTCGGCTTTGACGTTTACAAGCAACTCCTCAGTGATTTTGGATACAGAAATATGGTGTTTTCTCCATACAGTCTATGGAATGCCCTTCTCCTGACCTATTTTGGAACTTCTGGAACCACGCAAGCTCAGCTGGAGTCTGCTTTACGTGTGAAAGATAAAGCTTCGGCCTTCGATCTCAAGAAGGGATTGGATAATTG GTACCTGCTACTACAGCGTAACAATCCAGATTCATTTTTCGGTGTGGCGAACAGACTATATTTCGACGTCTTGCTTAATATAAGGCCATGCATAAGGAATATTCTACGTGACGAACTACAACTCGGGTATCTGTTTGAT GGTAGGAGCACTGCCAGATACATAAACGATTATATACAGAAAGCCACAAGAGGCCGCATAGAGAAGGTAGCATCTCCTCGAGATTTTGAGAATGTACACATGGTGATAGTCAACGCCGCAGCCTTCAAGGGTACGTGGAAGTACGAATTTAAGTCGCAAAATAACACGAGAATGCTGTTCAACGTCTCCAGGGAGCTCACTGTCAATGCGGTCATGATGAGGCAGCAAGCGCAGTTCAGATATG GTGAATCTGACGAGCTGGGCGCACGTATTCTTGAACTACCTTACACAGGAGAACAAATCTCCATGTTCCTTCTTCTGCCTCGCCCTGACACTCCTTTTGAAGATAGATTTGTGAATATGGTACACAGGCTTAATAGCCGTACTCTAGGAGAGGCCATAGATCCTAAAAACTTGGACCTACTGGACGTTGATCTTGCTTTGCCAAGGTTTAATTTCTCGTCTGATATTGGACACCATCTTGAGAAG ATCCTAACATCTATGGGCATAGTCGACATCTTCAACGACGAAACGGCAAACCTCACGGGCTTCACCATGAAGCGAGGCCTCTCAGTATCCCAGGCCCTTCACAAATCCTTCGTGGAGGTGAACGAAGAAGGCACCGAAGCAACTGGGGTGACAGCTATCCTAATATCCTCCAGGTCCTCCCAAGGATCTCTTAAACCCATGCCCTTCCATCTACTCGAGCCGTTTGTCTTCCTAATCTGTGAAAGGAATACTAGAAGTCCTTTGTTCTTAGGACACGTTAAGAATCCTTTCGATATTCAGAGGGACGAGTTGTGA